A portion of the Rhodococcus pseudokoreensis genome contains these proteins:
- a CDS encoding AzlC family ABC transporter permease → MRSMKRTLGSRLLRNIALVCLADGLVGMSYGAIAVGSGLETWLPVALSVLVLAGSAEFLFVGIVAAGGSPIAAAVTGLLVNARHLPFGLAVGDVLGRGPRRVVGSHLMNDESVVFALGETDPDRRRAAYWACGVGIAVCWPLGALLGAVAGNTIGDPAALGLDAMFPAVLLALVLPALRDRDVRAPALIGAVVALAATPVLPAGLPVLAALVGLLAGVRRAVLR, encoded by the coding sequence ATGCGTTCGATGAAGCGAACACTCGGTTCGCGGCTCCTCCGGAACATCGCACTCGTGTGCCTGGCCGACGGACTGGTCGGCATGTCGTACGGCGCGATCGCGGTGGGCTCGGGACTCGAGACGTGGCTGCCCGTCGCACTGTCGGTGCTGGTCCTCGCCGGTTCCGCGGAGTTCCTGTTCGTCGGGATCGTCGCGGCAGGCGGCAGCCCGATCGCGGCGGCGGTCACCGGACTGCTGGTGAACGCGCGGCACCTGCCGTTCGGTCTGGCGGTCGGCGACGTGCTCGGGCGAGGGCCGCGGCGCGTCGTGGGCAGTCACCTGATGAACGACGAGTCGGTGGTGTTCGCGCTCGGGGAGACGGACCCGGACCGCAGGCGCGCCGCGTACTGGGCGTGTGGTGTGGGGATCGCGGTGTGCTGGCCGCTCGGGGCCCTGCTCGGCGCGGTGGCGGGCAATACGATCGGCGACCCCGCTGCGCTGGGTCTGGACGCGATGTTCCCGGCGGTGCTGCTGGCCCTGGTGCTGCCGGCGCTGCGTGATCGGGACGTGCGGGCGCCTGCCCTGATCGGCGCCGTCGTCGCCCTGGCGGCCACACCGGTCCTGCCCGCCGGGCTTCCGGTGCTCGCGGCGCTGGTGGGTCTGCTCGCGGGTGTGCGGCGGGCGGTGCTGCGGTGA
- a CDS encoding AzlD domain-containing protein, with translation MTGQLVLIGSVGVLAAGTFAFRFAGPALRPRIATRPWMERTMASAAVILLTALVGTAALTEGHDLAGVARPTGVVVAGLLAWRKAPFVVIVLSAAATAAGLRLLGVP, from the coding sequence GTGACCGGGCAGCTCGTGCTGATCGGGTCGGTGGGGGTGCTCGCGGCGGGCACGTTCGCGTTCCGGTTCGCCGGACCGGCGCTGCGGCCACGGATCGCGACCCGGCCCTGGATGGAGCGGACCATGGCGTCGGCGGCCGTGATCCTGCTCACGGCGCTGGTGGGCACCGCGGCACTCACCGAGGGCCACGACCTCGCCGGAGTGGCGCGTCCCACCGGAGTCGTCGTCGCGGGCCTACTCGCCTGGCGGAAGGCGCCTTTCGTCGTCATCGTCCTGTCCGCTGCCGCGACGGCTGCCGGATTGCGGCTCCTCGGCGTGCCATGA
- a CDS encoding MBL fold metallo-hydrolase, whose translation MLFHLCATCGVEQDPNTPLPDECAICADERQYIPLGGQEWTTVEALAGAGYRAVKHEVEPGLHGLYVDPKTAIGQQSLVISTPAGSLLWDPIGFVDAAAVDAVAAHGPVIAVAGSHPHMFGVQTQWSKALGDVPILVADADRSWLARSDGPIVFWSGTHEVAPGLTLHQIGGHFPGSAVAHWRDGGDGRGVLLTGDGVFPNPDRRTVSFLRSYPNRLPLSAAVVRRIADQLSHLEFDRIIGNFDNVIDHDGREALAYSATRHCAWVTGEFDHLT comes from the coding sequence GTGTTATTTCATCTCTGTGCCACGTGCGGCGTCGAACAGGACCCGAACACCCCGCTCCCCGACGAGTGCGCGATCTGCGCCGACGAACGCCAGTACATTCCGCTCGGCGGGCAGGAGTGGACCACCGTCGAGGCGCTGGCCGGCGCGGGGTACCGCGCCGTCAAACACGAGGTCGAGCCGGGACTGCACGGCCTGTACGTGGACCCGAAGACCGCGATCGGTCAGCAGTCCCTGGTGATCAGCACGCCCGCCGGGTCGTTGCTGTGGGATCCGATCGGATTCGTCGACGCCGCGGCCGTCGACGCCGTCGCCGCGCACGGCCCCGTCATCGCCGTCGCGGGCAGTCACCCGCACATGTTCGGTGTCCAGACGCAGTGGTCGAAGGCGCTCGGTGACGTGCCCATCCTGGTGGCGGACGCGGACCGCTCCTGGCTCGCACGGTCCGACGGGCCGATCGTGTTCTGGTCCGGCACACACGAAGTGGCGCCGGGGCTGACCCTGCACCAGATCGGCGGGCACTTCCCTGGCAGTGCCGTCGCGCACTGGCGCGACGGCGGTGACGGCCGGGGTGTGCTGCTCACCGGCGACGGCGTGTTCCCCAACCCGGACCGCCGCACCGTGTCGTTCCTCCGGTCGTACCCCAACCGGCTGCCGCTGTCCGCGGCGGTGGTGCGGCGCATCGCGGACCAGTTGTCACACCTCGAGTTCGACCGCATCATCGGCAACTTCGACAACGTCATCGACCACGACGGCCGGGAGGCGCTCGCGTATTCGGCGACCCGGCACTGCGCCTGGGTGACCGGGGAGTTCGATCACCTGACGTGA
- a CDS encoding adenylate cyclase, which translates to MDLTAIGVGFGYVVVVLTILVVVVGVTALFVFSIKSDFIPPDSTGTPTGRKRIGRAE; encoded by the coding sequence ATGGACTTGACAGCAATTGGTGTCGGTTTCGGCTACGTGGTCGTAGTCCTCACCATTCTTGTCGTCGTGGTCGGGGTGACGGCTCTGTTCGTGTTTTCGATCAAATCGGATTTCATCCCGCCGGACTCGACCGGGACCCCCACCGGGAGGAAGCGGATCGGCCGGGCGGAATAG
- a CDS encoding NAD(P)/FAD-dependent oxidoreductase: MSIQSVESRRHRVVVIGSGFGGLFGTQALKNADVDITMIARTTHHLFQPLLYQVATGILSVGDIAPATRLVLRKQKNTQVLLGDVEKIDLEAKTITSRFLDRTTVTPYDSLIVAAGAGQSYFGNDHFSEFAPGMKTIDDALELRGRILGAFEQAELSSDPAERARLLTFVVVGAGPTGVELAGQIAELSRRTLSGAFRNIDPREARVILLDGADDVLPVYGGKLSRKARQQLEKLGIEIQLGAMVVDVDVDGLAVKDKDGTQRRIESQCKVWSAGVQASPLGKQIADQSDAEIDRAGRVLVNPDLSVPGHPDVFVIGDMMSLDKLPGLAQVAMQGGKYAAHQIKAGLSGQKPENRPPFKYFDKGSMATISRFSAVAQVGKLEISGFIGWVAWLAIHLMYLVGFRSRLSTLLSWTVTFLGRGRAQMASTEQWVFARNAMEQLERHEREKETAEKSSGGEKRKAAG; encoded by the coding sequence ATGAGTATCCAGTCGGTTGAGTCACGCCGCCATCGCGTCGTGGTCATTGGATCCGGCTTCGGTGGGTTGTTCGGCACACAGGCGCTGAAGAACGCCGATGTCGACATCACCATGATCGCGCGCACCACTCACCACCTGTTCCAGCCGTTGCTGTACCAGGTGGCGACCGGCATCCTCTCCGTCGGCGACATCGCCCCCGCCACCCGGCTCGTGCTGAGGAAGCAGAAGAACACGCAGGTGCTGCTCGGCGATGTCGAGAAGATCGATCTCGAGGCGAAGACGATCACCTCCCGGTTCCTGGACCGGACCACCGTCACCCCCTACGACAGCCTGATCGTCGCCGCAGGCGCGGGCCAGTCGTACTTCGGCAACGATCACTTCTCCGAGTTCGCGCCCGGGATGAAGACGATCGACGACGCACTGGAGTTGCGCGGCCGGATCCTCGGCGCGTTCGAGCAGGCCGAATTGTCGAGCGATCCCGCCGAACGGGCCCGGCTCCTGACGTTCGTCGTCGTCGGCGCAGGCCCGACCGGTGTCGAGCTCGCCGGCCAGATCGCGGAACTGTCGCGGCGCACCCTGTCGGGGGCGTTCCGCAACATCGATCCCCGCGAGGCCCGGGTGATCCTGCTGGACGGCGCGGACGACGTCCTGCCCGTCTACGGCGGCAAGCTGAGCCGCAAGGCCCGCCAGCAGCTGGAGAAGCTCGGAATCGAGATCCAGCTCGGCGCAATGGTCGTCGACGTCGACGTCGACGGCCTCGCCGTCAAGGACAAGGACGGCACGCAGCGCCGGATCGAGTCGCAGTGCAAGGTGTGGTCGGCCGGTGTGCAGGCGAGCCCGCTGGGCAAGCAGATCGCGGACCAGTCCGACGCCGAGATCGACCGCGCCGGACGCGTCCTGGTCAACCCGGACCTGTCGGTGCCCGGGCATCCCGACGTGTTCGTGATCGGCGACATGATGTCGCTGGACAAGCTGCCGGGTCTGGCGCAGGTCGCGATGCAGGGCGGCAAATACGCGGCCCATCAGATCAAGGCCGGTCTGAGCGGGCAGAAGCCGGAGAACCGCCCGCCGTTCAAGTACTTCGACAAGGGCAGCATGGCCACCATCTCGCGGTTCAGCGCGGTGGCGCAGGTCGGCAAGCTCGAGATCAGCGGATTCATCGGCTGGGTGGCGTGGCTGGCGATCCACCTGATGTACCTGGTCGGGTTCCGCAGCCGGCTGTCGACGCTGCTGTCGTGGACGGTGACGTTCCTCGGTCGCGGACGCGCGCAGATGGCGTCCACCGAGCAGTGGGTGTTCGCCCGCAACGCGATGGAGCAGTTGGAGCGGCACGAACGGGAGAAGGAGACCGCGGAGAAATCGTCCGGCGGCGAGAAGCGCAAAGCCGCCGGGTGA
- a CDS encoding PaaI family thioesterase, whose protein sequence is MVDSGQQQASNGDGHGDTAALADQLGKGFDALIGLEYLELGPDRVRAQWTVTPDLQQPAGIQHGGVYCSVIESVASTAGTVWLGGRGHVVGVNNNTDFLRATREGMLTAEASPVHRGRTQQLWEVRITDEQDRLVSKGQVRLANITDTGRLGN, encoded by the coding sequence ATGGTGGATTCCGGGCAGCAGCAGGCATCGAACGGCGACGGGCACGGCGACACCGCCGCGCTGGCCGATCAACTGGGCAAGGGATTCGACGCCCTCATCGGACTCGAATACCTCGAACTCGGCCCCGACCGCGTGCGAGCACAGTGGACGGTCACCCCCGACCTGCAGCAGCCCGCCGGCATCCAGCACGGCGGCGTGTACTGCTCGGTCATCGAATCGGTCGCCAGCACGGCAGGCACGGTCTGGCTCGGCGGCCGCGGCCACGTCGTCGGCGTCAACAACAACACCGACTTCCTCCGCGCCACGCGGGAAGGAATGCTGACCGCCGAGGCCAGCCCCGTCCACCGCGGCCGCACCCAGCAGTTGTGGGAGGTCCGGATCACCGACGAGCAGGATCGACTCGTCTCCAAGGGGCAGGTCCGGCTCGCGAACATCACCGACACCGGGCGCCTCGGCAACTGA
- a CDS encoding FecCD family ABC transporter permease: protein MTTTRQFGSDIPHLPTDEPYGKRDVPRGPAPLYLRALAGLLDIGIVAIPLVLGWYIVDSLRDDNGGGEADRVVFGGAAVAIALGLALWNRGFREGNTGQSSGKGWVGLVTRDIHTGDAIGPKRSLQRAFRRTGTEVVRESTATDEGFAVREKDVSVAAIRRRRLIGLGVLVILLGLVLLASVAVGARPLSFAEIFHALFDPDGSQTDIIVRTLRGPRTVLGLVVGMALGVAGALIQGHTRNPLADAGLLGLNAGAAFLVVLSMYLFGFSAPSEYLWFAFAGSFAASVIVFGLSSIGNGAASPLSLALAGAAVAFFLQAMTNAIIIVDQSSLDSYRFWVVGSVAGRGFDVLWQVLPFLVLGLILALVSTPGLNVLSLGEDVARSLGTNIAASRALGIVAITLLTGAATAACGPIAFIGLVVPHVARAITGPDYRWLVPYAGLLGGVMLVTADVIGRVVVRPGELQVGIVLAVFGAPFFIALVRRRKLASL, encoded by the coding sequence GTGACGACGACGAGACAGTTCGGCAGCGACATCCCGCACCTGCCGACCGACGAGCCCTACGGAAAGCGCGACGTTCCGCGCGGTCCCGCCCCGCTGTACCTCCGGGCACTCGCGGGACTGCTCGACATCGGGATAGTGGCCATCCCTCTCGTTCTCGGGTGGTACATCGTCGACTCCCTCCGCGACGACAACGGCGGCGGGGAAGCCGACCGCGTCGTGTTCGGCGGCGCGGCCGTCGCGATCGCGCTGGGACTCGCCCTGTGGAACCGCGGGTTCCGCGAAGGCAACACCGGGCAGAGTTCGGGCAAGGGCTGGGTCGGCCTCGTCACCCGCGACATCCACACCGGCGACGCGATCGGCCCGAAACGATCGCTGCAGCGGGCGTTCCGGCGCACCGGCACCGAGGTCGTCCGGGAAAGCACCGCCACCGACGAGGGATTCGCCGTCCGTGAGAAAGACGTCAGCGTCGCTGCGATCCGGCGTCGCCGGCTGATCGGGCTGGGTGTCCTCGTGATCCTGCTCGGGCTGGTCCTGCTCGCCAGCGTCGCGGTCGGGGCGCGGCCGCTGTCGTTCGCGGAGATCTTCCACGCACTGTTCGACCCGGACGGCTCGCAGACCGACATCATCGTGCGCACACTCCGCGGCCCGCGCACCGTGCTGGGCCTGGTCGTCGGAATGGCGCTCGGTGTGGCGGGCGCCCTCATCCAGGGGCACACCCGCAACCCGCTCGCCGACGCCGGACTCCTCGGCCTCAACGCCGGCGCCGCGTTCCTCGTCGTGCTGTCGATGTACCTGTTCGGATTCAGCGCCCCCAGCGAATACCTGTGGTTCGCGTTCGCCGGATCCTTCGCGGCGAGCGTGATCGTGTTCGGGCTGTCGTCGATCGGCAACGGGGCGGCGAGCCCACTGAGCCTGGCGCTGGCCGGCGCCGCCGTCGCGTTCTTCCTGCAGGCGATGACCAACGCCATCATCATCGTCGACCAGTCCAGCCTCGACTCCTACCGGTTCTGGGTGGTCGGGTCGGTGGCCGGCCGCGGCTTCGACGTGCTGTGGCAGGTGCTGCCGTTCCTGGTCCTCGGACTGATCCTCGCCCTCGTCAGCACCCCCGGCCTGAACGTCCTCAGTCTCGGCGAGGACGTGGCCCGGTCGCTGGGCACCAACATCGCGGCCAGCCGTGCGCTCGGCATCGTCGCGATCACCCTCCTCACCGGTGCGGCCACCGCGGCATGTGGTCCGATCGCGTTCATCGGCCTCGTCGTCCCCCACGTCGCGCGGGCCATCACCGGCCCCGACTACCGGTGGCTGGTCCCCTACGCCGGACTCCTCGGCGGCGTCATGCTCGTCACCGCCGACGTCATCGGACGGGTCGTGGTCCGGCCGGGTGAGCTGCAGGTGGGAATCGTGCTCGCCGTGTTCGGGGCACCGTTCTTCATCGCGTTGGTTCGGCGCAGAAAGTTGGCAAGCCTGTGA
- a CDS encoding FecCD family ABC transporter permease, whose translation MSTRDDVRPDLGAAPTARVPARPAFRLGPVSLVLRPLGIAVNVALLAALFLVLCLNIGRGDYPLSIPEVTRVLFGGGTKAQNFIVMDLRLPRSLTGVFIGMALGLAGAITQSIARNALASPDILGITSGASAAAVALIVLGGGGSFVGILATLGIPLAALVGGLLTALVIYLLAWRGGVEGYRLILIGIGVNAMLIAVTGWLLISADINDASRAQVWLNGSLNGASWSQVWPVTIAVVLVGGYAVISSFTMGALRLGDDNAVSLGVRLQWSQARLLLMSVALAGIATAAAGPVGFVALAAPQVALRLVRSAGPPLIASALTGAVLVVGSDVVARTILPVELPVGIVTSALGGPFLLYLLVRNNRKVSA comes from the coding sequence GTGAGCACTCGAGACGACGTGCGCCCTGACCTCGGCGCCGCCCCGACGGCCCGGGTACCGGCACGCCCCGCGTTCCGCCTCGGACCGGTCTCCCTGGTCCTGCGCCCCCTCGGCATCGCCGTCAACGTCGCCCTGCTGGCGGCCCTGTTCCTGGTGCTGTGCCTCAACATCGGCCGCGGCGACTACCCGCTGTCGATCCCCGAGGTCACGCGGGTGCTGTTCGGCGGCGGCACGAAGGCCCAGAACTTCATCGTCATGGACCTCCGGCTGCCGCGGTCGCTGACCGGGGTGTTCATCGGCATGGCCCTCGGCCTGGCCGGCGCCATCACCCAGTCGATCGCCCGCAACGCCCTCGCCAGCCCGGACATCCTCGGCATCACGTCCGGTGCCAGTGCCGCCGCGGTCGCGCTGATCGTCCTCGGTGGCGGCGGCAGCTTCGTCGGCATCCTCGCCACCCTGGGGATCCCGCTGGCCGCCCTGGTCGGCGGACTCCTCACCGCCCTGGTCATCTACCTGCTCGCGTGGCGCGGCGGGGTGGAGGGGTACCGGCTGATCCTGATCGGCATCGGTGTCAACGCCATGCTCATCGCGGTCACCGGGTGGCTGCTGATCTCGGCGGACATCAACGACGCGTCGCGGGCGCAGGTGTGGCTCAACGGGTCCCTCAACGGTGCCTCCTGGAGTCAGGTGTGGCCCGTCACGATCGCCGTCGTCCTCGTCGGCGGATACGCGGTGATCTCCTCGTTCACGATGGGCGCCCTGCGCCTCGGCGACGACAACGCGGTGTCGCTGGGAGTGCGGCTGCAGTGGTCGCAGGCCCGGCTGCTGCTCATGTCCGTCGCCCTCGCCGGCATCGCCACCGCCGCGGCAGGCCCGGTCGGGTTCGTCGCGCTCGCCGCACCGCAGGTGGCGCTGCGGCTGGTGCGGTCCGCCGGTCCGCCGCTGATCGCGTCGGCGCTGACCGGCGCCGTGCTCGTGGTGGGCAGCGACGTCGTCGCCCGCACCATCCTGCCCGTCGAACTGCCGGTGGGGATCGTCACCTCGGCACTCGGTGGCCCGTTCCTGCTGTATCTGCTGGTTCGCAACAATCGGAAGGTCTCCGCATGA
- a CDS encoding ABC transporter ATP-binding protein has protein sequence MTVQTDSRLIADNLSLGYGDRVIVDHLNLEVRTGVITTVIGPNGCGKSTLLRALGRLLKPRNGSVLLDGKAIGSMRTKDVARTLGMLPQAPVAPEGLTVADLVARGRHPHQSWLRQWSSDDEGEVAEALALTGVSDLADRPVDQLSGGQRQRAWISMALAQGTDILLLDEPTTYLDLAHSVEVLDLVDRMHEELGRTVVMVLHDLNLAIRYSDQLIVMRDGTIVASGAPKDIISAELLLEVFGLEAAVIADPVSDRPLVVPIGTRHVYGAIGGPDAK, from the coding sequence ATGACCGTGCAGACTGACTCTCGACTGATCGCCGACAACCTGAGCCTCGGGTACGGCGACCGGGTCATCGTCGACCACCTGAACCTCGAGGTGCGGACCGGGGTGATCACCACCGTGATCGGGCCGAACGGCTGCGGCAAGTCCACCCTGCTGCGCGCGCTGGGACGACTCCTGAAGCCGCGCAACGGTTCCGTGCTGCTCGACGGCAAGGCCATCGGGTCGATGCGCACCAAGGACGTCGCCCGCACCCTCGGCATGCTCCCGCAGGCGCCGGTGGCCCCCGAGGGGCTCACCGTCGCCGACCTGGTGGCCCGCGGCAGGCACCCGCACCAGTCGTGGCTGCGGCAGTGGTCGTCCGACGACGAGGGCGAGGTCGCCGAGGCGCTCGCCCTGACCGGGGTGTCCGACCTCGCGGACCGCCCCGTCGACCAGCTGTCCGGCGGTCAGCGTCAGCGGGCGTGGATCTCGATGGCCCTCGCGCAGGGAACCGACATCCTGCTGCTCGACGAGCCCACCACCTACCTGGACCTGGCGCATTCCGTCGAGGTCCTCGACCTGGTGGACCGGATGCACGAGGAACTGGGCCGCACCGTGGTGATGGTGCTGCACGACCTGAACCTCGCGATCCGCTACAGCGACCAGCTGATCGTCATGCGGGACGGCACCATCGTCGCGTCCGGCGCGCCGAAGGACATCATCTCCGCCGAACTGCTGCTCGAGGTGTTCGGCCTGGAGGCCGCGGTCATCGCCGACCCCGTGTCCGACCGCCCGCTGGTGGTGCCGATCGGCACCCGCCACGTGTACGGCGCGATCGGCGGACCGGACGCGAAGTAG
- a CDS encoding rhomboid family intramembrane serine protease: MKTDDSAATGHGTAARVRGQTGRAAERVWGGVRGAPVSIALLVAIWILAIATSSVISGPSHDLSQHVAIGIRAFQNGWVWTLLTAGLWGDDVLAYLSTTVLLLVVAAPLERRMGSARFTLAAVATQVLGGLLALSVAAVAKVVDANWGFRLHVGMAVGPSTWIVGAAMVASSNMGTLWRRRIRVGVLVFTITLALFSGSLQDVVRLAAAVVGLVIGRWIVGRSARGERIAGTQREGRVLVAIVVAASAIGPMIAALSAEAVGPLAVLRDLFRGVPYTAGEVRDLCEVSAADPECRRGLLELRLSGVGPTLLSLMPSLFLLTLSDGLRRGRRFAWVASVIAQVILLVLSLLNFAVRFVDSLDEDSLFYGLADPNLYRTLVPFLTPLAILIVLLATRRFFDVSAPAGTYRRLSGVLVAVAAGLAVLYVLGGLWARHGFDPRPGMTTLLADFPERLIPPVYLQWLDPRLLPESIPATLLYEWTGVVFWVALCALVAATFLSPAIGSDSKSTERARALLKSGSGSPLSWMTTWRGNNYWFSADGTSYVAYRVIAGVALTTGDPVGPPDRLRDTVEHFAEFAAANGWIPCFYSVTGEVRDITDALGWSGIQVAEETVLDLGQIAFTGKRFQDVRTALNKAKKSGITAEWVSFPSAPRAITDQITAISEEWVADKGMPEMGFTLGGLDEVDDPEVRCLIAVDEDRTVHGITSWLPVYQDGRVVGWTLDFMRRRAEGFRPAMEFLIASAALKLEEEGAQFLSLSGAPLAKVEQPDGDADERERSESSSLSAVMDSVLDLLGRTLEPVYGFRSLLAFKSKFQPRYVAMHMTFADPAALPSIGNAVGRAYLPTVSLGQSYRLVRTMIGGRR, from the coding sequence ATGAAGACCGACGACAGCGCGGCAACCGGACACGGTACGGCAGCGAGGGTCAGGGGTCAGACGGGGCGGGCCGCGGAACGGGTCTGGGGCGGGGTCCGGGGCGCGCCGGTCAGCATCGCGCTGCTGGTTGCCATCTGGATCCTGGCGATCGCCACGTCCAGTGTGATCAGCGGGCCCTCCCACGATCTGTCCCAGCACGTCGCGATCGGGATCCGGGCGTTCCAGAACGGCTGGGTGTGGACGCTGCTCACCGCCGGGCTGTGGGGCGACGACGTCCTGGCGTACCTGTCGACGACCGTGCTGCTCCTGGTGGTGGCCGCACCGCTGGAACGCCGGATGGGGTCGGCGCGGTTCACCCTGGCCGCGGTCGCCACCCAGGTGCTCGGCGGGTTGCTGGCGCTGTCGGTGGCCGCGGTCGCGAAGGTCGTCGACGCGAACTGGGGGTTCCGGCTGCACGTGGGGATGGCCGTCGGCCCGAGCACCTGGATCGTCGGCGCCGCGATGGTGGCCAGTTCCAACATGGGCACGCTGTGGCGGCGGCGGATCCGGGTCGGCGTCCTCGTGTTCACGATCACCCTGGCGCTGTTCAGTGGTTCGCTGCAGGACGTGGTCCGGCTGGCCGCGGCCGTGGTGGGGTTGGTGATCGGCCGCTGGATCGTGGGCCGCTCCGCGCGCGGCGAGCGGATCGCGGGCACCCAGCGGGAGGGCCGGGTGCTCGTCGCGATCGTGGTGGCGGCCAGCGCGATCGGACCGATGATCGCCGCGCTGTCCGCGGAGGCGGTCGGGCCGCTCGCCGTGCTGCGCGACCTGTTCCGCGGGGTGCCGTACACGGCGGGCGAGGTCCGCGACCTGTGCGAGGTGTCGGCGGCGGACCCCGAATGCCGGCGCGGGCTGCTCGAACTGCGCCTGTCCGGGGTCGGGCCGACCCTGCTGAGTCTGATGCCGTCCCTCTTCCTGCTCACCCTCAGCGACGGCCTCCGACGGGGCCGTCGCTTCGCGTGGGTGGCGTCGGTGATCGCCCAGGTGATCCTGCTGGTGCTGTCGCTGCTGAACTTCGCGGTCCGGTTCGTCGACTCCCTCGACGAGGACTCCCTGTTCTACGGTCTCGCCGACCCGAACCTGTACCGGACGCTGGTGCCGTTCCTGACCCCGCTGGCGATCCTGATCGTGCTGCTCGCGACGCGGCGCTTCTTCGACGTCTCCGCCCCGGCCGGGACGTACCGGCGGCTGTCGGGTGTCCTGGTGGCGGTCGCCGCCGGGCTCGCCGTCCTCTACGTCCTGGGCGGATTGTGGGCGCGGCACGGGTTCGATCCCCGGCCGGGAATGACGACGTTGCTGGCCGACTTCCCGGAGCGGCTGATCCCGCCCGTCTACCTGCAGTGGCTCGATCCGCGGCTGCTGCCGGAGAGCATCCCCGCGACGCTGCTGTACGAGTGGACCGGGGTGGTGTTCTGGGTCGCCCTCTGCGCGCTGGTCGCGGCGACGTTCCTCAGCCCCGCCATCGGCTCGGACTCGAAGTCCACCGAACGCGCCCGTGCGCTCTTGAAGTCGGGGAGCGGGAGCCCGCTGTCCTGGATGACGACGTGGCGCGGCAACAACTACTGGTTCTCCGCCGACGGCACCAGCTACGTCGCGTACCGGGTCATCGCCGGTGTGGCGCTGACCACCGGCGACCCGGTCGGCCCACCGGACCGGTTGCGGGACACCGTCGAACACTTCGCCGAGTTCGCCGCCGCCAACGGCTGGATCCCGTGCTTCTATTCGGTGACCGGTGAGGTCCGCGACATCACCGACGCCCTCGGCTGGAGCGGGATCCAGGTGGCGGAGGAGACCGTGCTGGATCTGGGGCAGATCGCGTTCACCGGCAAACGGTTCCAGGACGTCCGCACCGCCCTGAACAAGGCGAAGAAATCGGGGATCACCGCCGAATGGGTCAGCTTCCCCAGCGCCCCCCGGGCGATCACCGACCAGATCACCGCGATCTCCGAGGAATGGGTGGCCGACAAGGGCATGCCCGAAATGGGTTTCACACTCGGCGGACTCGACGAGGTCGACGACCCGGAGGTGCGCTGCCTCATCGCCGTCGACGAGGACCGCACCGTCCACGGCATCACGTCCTGGCTGCCGGTGTACCAGGACGGGCGGGTGGTCGGCTGGACCCTCGATTTCATGCGGCGGCGGGCGGAAGGGTTCCGGCCGGCGATGGAGTTCCTCATCGCGTCCGCGGCGCTGAAACTGGAGGAGGAGGGCGCGCAGTTCCTGAGCCTGTCGGGCGCCCCGCTCGCGAAGGTCGAGCAACCGGACGGCGACGCCGACGAGCGGGAACGGTCGGAGTCGTCGAGCCTGTCGGCGGTGATGGACAGCGTGCTCGATCTGCTCGGCCGCACCCTGGAACCGGTGTACGGGTTCCGGTCGCTGCTGGCGTTCAAGTCGAAGTTCCAGCCCCGGTACGTGGCCATGCACATGACGTTCGCCGACCCGGCCGCGCTCCCCAGCATCGGCAACGCCGTCGGAAGGGCGTACCTGCCGACGGTGTCGCTGGGACAGAGTTACCGGCTGGTGCGGACGATGATCGGCGGGCGGCGCTGA
- a CDS encoding BlaI/MecI/CopY family transcriptional regulator, with amino-acid sequence MAGLGELERAVMDHLWSTSEPQTVRQVHEALAARRELAYTTVMTVLQRLAKKHLVIQQRDDRAHRYLPVHQREELVASLMVDALQQADKSGSRAAALVHFVGQVGADEADALREALAALEAKERTTGDNQSGTVRAG; translated from the coding sequence ATGGCTGGACTCGGCGAACTCGAACGCGCAGTGATGGATCACCTGTGGTCCACTTCGGAACCGCAGACGGTACGGCAGGTGCACGAGGCACTGGCGGCACGCCGTGAACTCGCGTACACCACTGTCATGACAGTGCTCCAGCGGCTGGCGAAGAAGCACCTCGTCATCCAGCAGCGCGACGACCGCGCCCACCGGTACCTGCCGGTGCACCAGCGTGAGGAACTCGTCGCGAGCCTCATGGTGGACGCCCTGCAGCAGGCCGACAAGTCCGGCAGCCGCGCCGCCGCACTCGTGCACTTCGTCGGCCAGGTCGGCGCCGACGAGGCCGACGCGCTCCGCGAGGCCCTCGCCGCGCTCGAGGCCAAGGAACGCACCACAGGAGACAATCAGTCGGGAACCGTTCGCGCCGGCTGA